The DNA region TGCCGCCCTCGCCGGTCGCCGCCCTGGCCCTGATCCTGCTGGCCGTGCTGATGCTCACCGCCCTGACCGTGCTGGGCAGCACGCTGTTCACCACGCTCGCCAACGGTATCGGCGTGTTCGTGTTGTACGGCGTGGGCTTCACGGGCGGCATCCTGAGTGCCATCGGCAAACTCGCCGATACGCCCACCCTGGTCACGCTCGGCAAGGTCGCCAACGCCCTGATGCCTAGCAACGCCCTGTGGCTGGGCGCCAGCTACCACCTGCAACCCCCGTTCATGCTTCAGGTGAGCGAACTGGGACGCGGCGCGAACCCCTTCACGTCCAGCACGCCCATTTCCACCGGTCTGGCCGTGTGGGCGTGCGCCCTGACGGCGCTGGCCGTGGGCGCGGCGATGTGGCGGTTCAGCAGGCGGGATCTGTAGGGTCAGCACCAAACGCTAGGCGTCCAGATGGGTGTGCCCAAAGGCGTCGGGGTATTTCAGGCCGTAGCCCGCCGCGCGGTCGAAGCCGATGTGCGCCAGCAGCACTAGGCCGGTGAGGGTGGCCTGCGGCTGGTTCAGAATGAAGCCGGCGGCAACCAGCGCGATGGGCAGCACGGTGCTGTGTACGGCGTTGTAGAGGGCCGCGCCGATCCGTGAACCGACCAGATAGCCGACGAAGCTTAGATCCGCCGCAAAGCCCAGGAAGAGGTAGCCCCAGTGGCCGCCCAGGTGCAGGAAGGCGGCGATACAGAGGACACACAGAGCCAGTCCTTCTACGCGCAGTAGGCCGAGGGGCTGGACGACCGAGACGGGGGCGGCGACCTGACGGGCTGGGCGGGCGGGAGCAGTGATCATGGCCTCTCCTCTCAAGGTGAACGGCGTTCTTCTTGAATGCAAACACTGTACGTCTTGGAAGATGATTCTGTCAAGACGTACAGTGTTCTTCTTTATTTCTGTTCAACCGGTCAGCGGCCGGGCCGAGGTCGCGGTGGTAGCGACGGCTGCCCGGCACTGCCTGCGGCCCTCTGATACCACAGCCATGCGCCATTGCACCGTTCCTGGATCTCACACCCAGGTCGTGGTGCGACGCGAACTGCCGGCTACCGCAACGCTCCGCCCCGCTTGAGCCGTCCGGCCAGCGCATGCAGGTCGCCTACGCCGCTGGCCGGCAGCAGTCCGTCCAGGTAGGGCAGGGCGGCCTTCACGGCCCGCTGCACCGGCTGGTAACCCGGCATGCCCGCCAGCGGGGACAGCCACACCACACGGGCCGCGCGGTGGTGCAGCTCGCGCATGGCACGCTCCAGCTCCTCGACCGGGCCGGTGTCCAGGCCGTCACTGAGAATGAAGACCAGGGTGTCGCGGTTCACGTGCTCGCGTTCCTGGCGGGCCAGTTTCAGCAGGTTCTCGCCGATGCGGGTGCCGCCGCCCCACGCCTCGCCCAGATCCGGCAGGTGCAGGGTCTTGCCGGGGGGTGCGCCGCGCAGCAACGGGGTCAGGCGGGTCAGGCCCGTGCTGAATGCGTAGACCTCGACCCGGCGTGATCTGAGGTGCAGGGCGTGCGCGAAGCGCAGCAGCAGCGTGGCGTCGCGGCCCATGCTGCGGCTGCCGTCGAGGATCAGCAGGAAACGCGGGGCGCGGCGGGGGCGCCCCAGCCACTTCAGCAGGGTGGCGTCCCCGGCGGTGCGGGCGGCGGCGCGGATGGTGCGCCGCGCGTCGAGTTTCGGGCCACGCGGCATGGGTTTCAGGCGGCGCGACCGGCCGAGTTCCACCGCGCGCACCAGCGCTCCCGCCGCGCGCAGCAGCTCCGGCAGGTCGCCCTCGGTCGCGTCGAATTCCCCGCCGCCCGAGGCGTTCGGGCTGAGTTTCGTGCGGATCGTCTGGGCGGGCTCATCCGGATCCTCGGAGCCGTCGTCGGATTCACCGAGTGGCTGGGCCTGCGTCGTGTCCACGTCGCCCTGGTCGTCACCGTCGCCGGAATCCGGCGGCGTTGGAGCTGGTTTCTTCTCCGGTTCAGCATCGTCCGCACCGTTCGGCGGGGATGGCTGGTGCTCCTGCTCCACGCCGGGCGCCTCCGTCTGAGGCAGAAGCGGTGGCAGGGTGGGGGGCAGCGGGCCACCGTCCGGGCGGAAGAAGGCGTTGAACTCCTGATCGAAGACGCGGCGCTGTTCGGGACTGGCGGTCAGGACGGCGCGCAGGGCGTCGCGCACCTCGTGTTTACGCAGCACGTCCACCACACCCAGGGTGCGCAGGGCGTCCGCCGCCTCGCCTGGCCCCAGCAAAAACCCGTGCCGGGTGCGCAGCCGTGCCACGAACGCCGTGACGCGCGTGGCAAGGTCGGCGGGCAGGGGCGGTGCCGGGTCGGCAGTCACGACCCGTCAGCCACCGGGACGCTGGCGGCCTGTTCGGCGGCCTTCGCGGCCAGCTGCTTCAGTGTGGGCGCCGCCAGCAGCTGATCCTCGCGCAGCTTGAGCACCGCGCCCAGCGTGGCCTCGATCGCCCCGGCGTCCAGGTGATCGCGGTGCAGGCTGGCCAGCGCCGCCGCCCAGTCGAGCGTCTCGGCCACGCCGGGCGGCTTGCCCAGGGGCAGGGCCCGCAGCGCCTGAATGGCGTCCGTGACCTGCCGGGCCAGCCCCTGGTTCACGCCGGGCAGCCGGGCGTGCACGATCTCCAGTTCCTGCCGGGCACTGGGGTACTCGACCCAGTGGTACAGGCAGCGCCGTCTGAGCGCGTCACTCAGTTCGCGCGACCGGTTGCTGGTCAGGATCACGTGCGGGCGGCTGCGGGCGTGCAGCGTGCCCAGTTCCGGCACCGTGATCTGCCACTCGGCCAGCAGTTCGAGCAGGAAAGCCTCGAAGGCGTCGTCGGCGCGGTCGACCTCGTCGATCAGCAGCACCGGCGCCCGCTCCTCGCGGATGGCCTGCAGGAGCGGCCGGGCCAGCAGGAACTTCTCGCCGTACAGTTCGTCGTCACCCACGCGCTCGCCGGCCAGTTCCGCGCCGCGCAGGTGCAGCAGCTGCCGCGCGTAGTTCCACTCGTACAGCGAGGACTGCGCGTCCAGGCCCTCATAGCACTGCAGGCGGATCAGGCGGGTGTCCAGCGCGAGCGCCAGGGTCTTGGCTGCCTCGGTCTTGCCGACCCCGGCCGGCCCTTCCAGCAGCAGGGGTTTGTCGAGCGCCACGACCAGCCGCACGGCCGTGGCCAGCGCCTCGCCCGCCACGTACCCGCGCGCCCGGAAGAGGGCCTGGAGGTCGCCGGGCGTCGGAACGGAAACCGTCATGGAGCCGCCCGGAACGCGCGCGGCCCGGTGAAAAGGCAGTCGGACATAGGGTTGCAGTATCCCGGCTGGGCGCTGCTCTTGAACGTAGTCTTACAAACCATTCGCAAGGCCCTCCTGGCGGCTATTTCTGCGTGCTGACGGGCAGAAAACACGCTGTTCTTCATGTCCTGCACGCCCGCCGCGCTGTGAGGCGGGCGTGAGAGACCGGTGCGTAAGGTGAGCCCATGAACCTCCCCCTGTTCCTGTGCATCATGATCGCCCTGGTCTCCGGACTTCACGCGGGTCGCAGCTTCCTGAAAGCACATGTGAACGGCGGGAACCTCGTGATCCCCGCGCTGGCACACATGGCCGTGTCGGCCGCCCTGATGGTGCTCAGCGTTCTGCTCGACACGTCCGACGGAAACATGCTGTGGATGATCGTCGCGACCGCCAGCATGGCCGGCCTGGGTCTGGGGGCGCTGCTCCCGATCCGTTCTGTTCACGTGAACGCCGACGTGAGTACCGAGGCCGAAGTGGCCTCCCTGCCCACCGCGCAGGCCGCCTGAGCTTTCCCGACCCGCGCGACCTGATCCCACGCCGTCTGACCCCCTGGGCCAGGCGGCGTAGCCCGTGTGGGCATCCATGACGCTTCCTTTACTTCCGGAGGATGACGCGGGCCACCTGCACCCTGTATAAGGACGGCAGGAGGTCACTGCATGCCGACCGAGAACAAGACGGCCCGCACCATCAATACCCTGATCCGCGTCGGCAGGGCCCTGCGTGACCCGGAACCCGAAGCGGCCCCCGGCGCGGCGGGCCTGGGCGACGCGGCCCGCCGTCTGGGCACCAGGGCGCTGGGAAGCGCCCGCGTGCAGGGCCTCGGGGCGCAGGTGCAGGAACTGCGGGCCCAGGCGGCCGCCCGTGCGGATCAGCGTCTGGAAACCCTGATCGCCGAGGCCCGCGCCCGACGGGGTGAGACGCCGCCGGACGAGGTGGCGCTGCT from Deinococcus sp. KSM4-11 includes:
- a CDS encoding DUF4260 domain-containing protein; the protein is MITAPARPARQVAAPVSVVQPLGLLRVEGLALCVLCIAAFLHLGGHWGYLFLGFAADLSFVGYLVGSRIGAALYNAVHSTVLPIALVAAGFILNQPQATLTGLVLLAHIGFDRAAGYGLKYPDAFGHTHLDA
- a CDS encoding VWA domain-containing protein — its product is MTADPAPPLPADLATRVTAFVARLRTRHGFLLGPGEAADALRTLGVVDVLRKHEVRDALRAVLTASPEQRRVFDQEFNAFFRPDGGPLPPTLPPLLPQTEAPGVEQEHQPSPPNGADDAEPEKKPAPTPPDSGDGDDQGDVDTTQAQPLGESDDGSEDPDEPAQTIRTKLSPNASGGGEFDATEGDLPELLRAAGALVRAVELGRSRRLKPMPRGPKLDARRTIRAAARTAGDATLLKWLGRPRRAPRFLLILDGSRSMGRDATLLLRFAHALHLRSRRVEVYAFSTGLTRLTPLLRGAPPGKTLHLPDLGEAWGGGTRIGENLLKLARQEREHVNRDTLVFILSDGLDTGPVEELERAMRELHHRAARVVWLSPLAGMPGYQPVQRAVKAALPYLDGLLPASGVGDLHALAGRLKRGGALR
- a CDS encoding MoxR family ATPase, with the translated sequence MTVSVPTPGDLQALFRARGYVAGEALATAVRLVVALDKPLLLEGPAGVGKTEAAKTLALALDTRLIRLQCYEGLDAQSSLYEWNYARQLLHLRGAELAGERVGDDELYGEKFLLARPLLQAIREERAPVLLIDEVDRADDAFEAFLLELLAEWQITVPELGTLHARSRPHVILTSNRSRELSDALRRRCLYHWVEYPSARQELEIVHARLPGVNQGLARQVTDAIQALRALPLGKPPGVAETLDWAAALASLHRDHLDAGAIEATLGAVLKLREDQLLAAPTLKQLAAKAAEQAASVPVADGS